In Minwuia thermotolerans, one genomic interval encodes:
- a CDS encoding acyl-CoA dehydrogenase family protein — protein MDFETDSMTREIADRVEIIFRDEILPRRADYDRAVDVDGDLEPGFLKALKRRAFAEGLWNMALPRLADDEPGTRLTNLQFAPIAEILGRVGWASEVFNCHAPDVPNMEILQMFATPEQKARYLAPLLLGETRSSFAMTEPDVASSDANNIATRIERRGDRYVVNGRKWFATGAANPKCSLLIVVGVTDPGAPRGRTHSMVLVPKDAPGVTVVRKIPVMNHVEHVAPHTELLLEDVEVPVENRLGEEGAGFLIGQARLGPARVHHCMRAIGRCEVLIRLMVERAASRRTFGTDLRDYSSVQDAIADSRLALEQARLLVQRTAWRLDREGNKLARKDISLIKIAVARAYHDICQRGIQIFGAMGLTDETPFAESLSQARAFRIYDGPDEVHLRTVFRLEEKEGDGLNCSKDYLGRA, from the coding sequence ATGGATTTCGAAACCGATTCCATGACGCGGGAAATCGCCGACCGGGTGGAGATCATCTTCCGCGACGAGATCCTGCCGCGACGGGCCGACTATGACCGCGCCGTCGATGTCGACGGGGACCTGGAGCCCGGATTCCTGAAGGCCCTCAAGCGCCGCGCCTTCGCGGAGGGGCTCTGGAACATGGCGCTGCCGCGCCTGGCGGATGACGAACCGGGCACGCGGCTCACCAACCTGCAGTTCGCGCCCATCGCCGAGATCCTGGGGCGCGTCGGCTGGGCGTCGGAGGTCTTCAACTGTCACGCACCCGACGTGCCCAACATGGAGATCCTGCAGATGTTCGCCACGCCCGAGCAGAAGGCGCGCTACCTGGCGCCGCTCCTGCTTGGCGAGACGCGCTCCTCCTTTGCCATGACCGAACCCGATGTGGCGTCCTCGGACGCCAATAACATCGCCACCCGGATCGAGCGCCGCGGCGACCGCTATGTCGTCAACGGCCGCAAGTGGTTCGCCACCGGCGCGGCCAATCCGAAGTGCAGTCTCCTGATCGTCGTCGGCGTCACCGATCCGGGCGCGCCGCGCGGCCGCACGCACTCCATGGTGCTGGTGCCGAAGGATGCGCCGGGGGTCACGGTTGTCCGCAAGATCCCGGTGATGAACCATGTGGAGCATGTCGCGCCGCACACGGAACTGCTGCTGGAAGATGTCGAGGTGCCCGTCGAGAACCGCCTGGGCGAGGAGGGGGCGGGCTTCCTGATCGGCCAGGCGCGGCTGGGCCCGGCCCGCGTGCACCATTGCATGCGCGCGATCGGCCGCTGCGAGGTGCTGATCCGCCTGATGGTGGAGCGCGCGGCGAGCCGCCGGACCTTCGGCACGGACCTGCGGGACTACAGTTCCGTGCAGGACGCCATCGCCGATTCACGTCTTGCCCTGGAGCAGGCCCGCCTGCTGGTGCAGCGCACCGCCTGGCGGCTGGACCGGGAGGGCAACAAGCTGGCGCGCAAGGATATCTCGCTCATCAAGATCGCCGTCGCCCGCGCCTATCACGACATCTGCCAGCGCGGCATCCAGATCTTCGGGGCCATGGGCCTGACCGACGAAACGCCCTTCGCCGAGTCACTCTCCCAGGCGCGGGCCTTCCGCATCTATGACGGTCCCGACGAAGTGCACCTGCGCACCGTCTTCCGCCTTGAAGAGAAGGAGGGGGATGGGCTCAACTGTTCGAAGGACTATCTGGGGAGGGCCTGA
- a CDS encoding TRAP transporter permease: MSTRSDLEPDQPLPDDGAIPPPADPISRAFRIVGLALAALIAVHAIYVAFVGQYVSPELIRAGALFICAAIVVFTSPLAANLKVTAAPLVVLLWAVDLVLLANLGFACWNFLDKIDDIENLVVSFSDFDQATALLAVLTLLELTRRAFGIVLAGVGLITLLYCLFGQDLPWIFRHSGFSLELTMEIIWFGVQGIFGDPVGIVVLLIFIFIVFGALLEGTGAGNVMIRMALAATAGTRGGPAHSAIIASSIFGMSSGSVVANVVGTGVVTIPLIKRRGFKGSFAGAVEAAASTGGQIMPPVMGAAAFLMVSLAGVPYQTICIAALIPALLYYGNLFVSVGLEARRLGLKPTPRAERLKITADDWLKSLMFFIPIGAIIGTLAAGRSPSMAGFWAVVATIVAGFALNAALRRDPARLLTALAKGGVAGARIMMAVGTIGVLIGVFNLTGLGLKFATQVALLGDQSLFIALLLAAGSCLILGMGMPTLPAYLIIVLVLGLAMKKLGVPDLSIHLFVFYFGVLSAVTPPVALAAVAAAPIADAEPIRTGIDALKLSLVGFIIPFVFIYEPSILLVVVEFDPVAFVWVMARLLFAIWLLSTALIGCEIDRLPLWARAARLAAGFLLIVDYTQLQFAGVALGAVLIATETFAVRRRLAAQQGGGDD, encoded by the coding sequence ATGAGCACACGTTCCGACCTGGAGCCCGATCAGCCGCTGCCGGACGACGGGGCGATCCCCCCGCCGGCAGACCCGATCTCCCGCGCCTTCCGGATCGTCGGCCTGGCGCTGGCGGCGCTGATCGCCGTTCACGCGATCTACGTCGCCTTTGTCGGGCAGTATGTAAGTCCGGAACTGATCCGGGCCGGCGCACTGTTCATCTGCGCCGCCATCGTCGTCTTCACCTCGCCGCTGGCGGCCAACCTGAAGGTCACGGCGGCGCCGTTGGTGGTCCTGCTCTGGGCCGTGGACCTCGTGCTGCTCGCCAATCTGGGCTTCGCGTGCTGGAACTTCCTCGACAAGATCGACGACATCGAGAATCTCGTCGTTTCCTTCTCGGACTTCGATCAGGCGACGGCGCTGCTGGCGGTGCTGACCCTGCTGGAACTGACCCGCCGCGCCTTCGGCATCGTGCTGGCCGGCGTCGGGCTGATCACCCTGCTCTACTGCCTGTTCGGCCAGGACCTGCCCTGGATCTTCCGCCATTCGGGCTTCAGCCTGGAACTGACCATGGAGATCATCTGGTTCGGTGTGCAGGGTATCTTCGGCGATCCCGTGGGCATCGTCGTGCTGCTGATCTTCATCTTCATCGTCTTCGGCGCCCTGCTGGAAGGCACCGGCGCGGGCAACGTCATGATCCGCATGGCGCTGGCCGCGACGGCGGGGACGCGCGGCGGGCCCGCGCACTCCGCGATCATCGCCTCCTCCATCTTCGGCATGTCGTCGGGTTCGGTGGTGGCGAACGTCGTCGGCACCGGCGTGGTCACCATACCGCTGATCAAGCGCCGCGGCTTCAAGGGATCCTTCGCCGGTGCGGTGGAGGCCGCCGCCTCGACAGGCGGCCAGATCATGCCGCCGGTGATGGGCGCCGCCGCCTTCCTGATGGTCAGCCTGGCCGGCGTCCCCTACCAGACCATCTGCATCGCGGCACTGATCCCGGCGCTGCTTTACTACGGCAACCTGTTCGTCTCGGTCGGTCTTGAGGCCCGCCGCCTCGGCCTGAAGCCGACGCCCAGGGCCGAACGGCTGAAGATCACCGCCGACGACTGGCTGAAGTCGCTGATGTTCTTCATACCCATCGGCGCGATCATCGGCACCCTCGCGGCCGGCCGCTCGCCTTCGATGGCCGGTTTCTGGGCCGTGGTCGCGACCATCGTCGCCGGCTTCGCGCTCAACGCCGCGCTTCGGCGCGATCCGGCGCGGCTGCTGACCGCCCTCGCCAAGGGGGGCGTCGCGGGCGCGCGGATCATGATGGCGGTCGGCACCATCGGCGTCCTGATCGGTGTCTTCAACCTGACCGGCCTGGGGCTCAAGTTCGCCACCCAGGTGGCGCTGCTGGGCGACCAGTCGCTGTTCATTGCGCTGCTGCTGGCGGCCGGGTCGTGCCTGATCCTCGGCATGGGCATGCCGACGCTGCCGGCCTATCTGATCATCGTCCTGGTGCTCGGCCTGGCGATGAAGAAGCTGGGCGTGCCGGACCTCTCGATCCACCTGTTCGTGTTCTACTTCGGCGTCCTGTCCGCAGTAACGCCGCCGGTGGCGCTCGCCGCCGTGGCCGCCGCGCCAATCGCCGACGCCGAACCGATCCGAACCGGGATCGATGCACTGAAACTCTCGCTGGTGGGCTTCATCATTCCGTTCGTCTTCATCTACGAACCGTCGATCCTGCTGGTGGTGGTGGAGTTCGATCCGGTGGCCTTCGTCTGGGTCATGGCGCGGCTGTTGTTCGCCATCTGGCTGCTGTCGACGGCGCTGATCGGCTGCGAGATCGACCGGCTGCCCCTCTGGGCGCGCGCAGCCCGCCTGGCCGCCGGCTTCCTGCTGATCGTCGACTACACCCAACTCCAGTTCGCCGGCGTTGCGCTCGGGGCCGTTCTCATCGCCACCGAGACCTTTGCGGTGCGCCGGCGGCTGGCCGCCCAGCAGGGGGGCGGCGACGACTGA
- the maiA gene encoding maleylacetoacetate isomerase, whose protein sequence is MNLHLYDYFRSSAAYRVRIAMNLKGVQAERSYVNLFRGEQANPEFRSLSPSGLVPVLEHDGQRIYQSLAIIDYLDGLHPEPPVLPADPAGRARVQGLALAIAADIHPLNNLRVLNFVENDLGAGKEGRMKWLAHWCHVGLEGLEARLSAEPATGRFCHGDQPTLADICLAPQVFFARRFDLDLSAYPTVLRIDAACQQIPAFADAAPGKQPDAA, encoded by the coding sequence ATGAACCTTCATCTCTACGACTATTTCCGCTCCTCGGCGGCCTACCGGGTCCGTATCGCCATGAACCTGAAAGGGGTTCAGGCGGAACGGTCCTACGTGAACCTGTTCCGCGGCGAGCAGGCCAATCCGGAGTTCCGGTCGCTCAGCCCCTCGGGCCTCGTGCCCGTGCTGGAGCACGACGGGCAGCGCATCTACCAGTCGCTGGCGATCATCGACTATCTCGACGGCCTCCATCCCGAGCCGCCGGTGCTGCCCGCAGACCCGGCAGGCCGGGCGCGGGTCCAGGGGCTGGCGCTGGCCATCGCCGCCGACATTCACCCGCTGAACAATCTCAGAGTCCTCAACTTCGTCGAGAACGATCTGGGCGCGGGCAAGGAGGGCCGCATGAAATGGCTCGCCCACTGGTGCCATGTGGGCCTGGAGGGGCTGGAGGCCCGGCTATCTGCCGAACCGGCGACCGGCCGCTTCTGCCACGGAGACCAACCCACCCTGGCCGATATCTGCCTGGCGCCGCAGGTCTTCTTCGCCCGGCGCTTCGACCTCGATCTCTCGGCCTATCCCACGGTGCTCCGCATCGACGCGGCGTGCCAGCAGATCCCCGCCTTCGCCGACGCCGCGCCGGGAAAACAGCCGGACGCGGCTTGA
- a CDS encoding 4Fe-4S dicluster domain-containing protein, whose amino-acid sequence MTGRAFDGRVLEATIDPEQRTLIPNVSGNAINGLGETEVRRPTPIYWHDPRSLPHGAMQMWMLRKTSADVPETADMETAFGGRGSRKRTSVAERRTEATPDAFAEAAKRFALAHEADAAGIARMKPEWVFEGFEVDLPRIVVLAVAMDHAALAHAPDPPSIVEVSRQYNRGTRAARSLADWIREQGYRAEPHGGPMAGPVTMIPPAIEAGLGELGKHGSIINREFGASFRLAGVLTDMPLSVDNPDSFGVDAFCMNCRVCEQACPPDAIAPAKQTVRGTEKWYVDFDRCVPYFNQTYGCGICIAVCPWSRPEVGPKLLQKMLRRLERA is encoded by the coding sequence ATGACAGGGCGCGCCTTCGACGGGCGGGTGCTGGAGGCCACGATCGATCCCGAGCAACGCACGCTGATCCCGAACGTTTCCGGCAACGCAATAAACGGCCTGGGCGAGACGGAGGTCCGCCGGCCGACGCCGATCTACTGGCACGACCCGCGGTCCCTGCCGCATGGTGCTATGCAGATGTGGATGCTGCGCAAGACCAGCGCCGATGTGCCCGAGACCGCGGACATGGAGACCGCCTTTGGTGGCCGCGGGTCCAGGAAGCGAACGTCTGTGGCGGAACGCAGGACGGAGGCCACGCCGGATGCCTTCGCCGAGGCCGCGAAGAGATTCGCGTTGGCCCACGAGGCCGATGCGGCGGGCATTGCCCGGATGAAGCCGGAATGGGTCTTCGAGGGCTTCGAGGTCGACCTGCCACGAATCGTGGTGCTGGCCGTCGCCATGGACCACGCGGCGCTGGCGCACGCCCCCGATCCGCCTTCCATCGTCGAGGTCAGCCGCCAGTACAACCGCGGAACCCGCGCCGCCCGATCGCTGGCGGACTGGATCCGGGAGCAGGGCTACCGCGCCGAGCCTCATGGCGGACCAATGGCCGGACCGGTGACGATGATCCCGCCGGCGATCGAGGCCGGACTCGGCGAACTGGGCAAGCACGGCTCCATCATCAACCGTGAGTTCGGCGCATCGTTCCGGCTCGCCGGCGTGCTGACCGACATGCCGCTATCAGTGGACAACCCCGACAGCTTCGGCGTCGACGCGTTCTGCATGAACTGCCGCGTCTGCGAGCAGGCCTGTCCGCCCGACGCCATCGCGCCGGCCAAGCAGACGGTGCGCGGAACCGAGAAGTGGTACGTCGATTTCGACCGCTGTGTGCCGTATTTCAACCAGACCTATGGCTGCGGCATCTGCATCGCCGTCTGCCCCTGGAGCCGGCCGGAGGTCGGCCCGAAGCTGCTGCAGAAGATGCTGCGGCGGCTGGAGCGGGCGTAG
- a CDS encoding TetR family transcriptional regulator codes for MDTRERLLLTAEKLFGQRGVNGVSLREIVRAAGQRNASALHYHFGSREGLIDAIFDKRMRAIEKRRMEMLDRIEAENRTDDLRAIAEAIVWPLAEVMAREEEGANYVRFLTEMFLTPDFDIAKMVEGRLNHGVGRAFRMIEKNLGEMPAAILRQRLPLIMHAGSYAIADIHATRQRHQTAGRELDLDQAINNLVDMWVGAVSAPVSEETLESLQKKEAARRTAAA; via the coding sequence TTGGACACCCGCGAACGATTGCTGCTGACGGCGGAGAAGCTGTTCGGCCAACGGGGAGTAAACGGGGTTTCCCTGCGCGAGATCGTGCGCGCGGCCGGCCAGCGAAACGCATCGGCCCTGCATTACCATTTCGGCTCCCGCGAAGGGTTGATCGACGCGATCTTCGACAAGCGCATGCGCGCCATCGAGAAGCGCCGGATGGAGATGCTCGACCGCATCGAGGCGGAGAACCGCACGGACGATCTGCGCGCCATCGCCGAGGCGATCGTCTGGCCGCTGGCGGAAGTCATGGCGCGGGAAGAGGAGGGCGCCAACTACGTCCGGTTCCTGACCGAGATGTTCCTGACGCCCGATTTCGATATCGCAAAGATGGTCGAGGGCCGCCTGAACCATGGCGTCGGCCGCGCCTTTCGCATGATCGAGAAGAACCTGGGTGAGATGCCGGCCGCGATCCTGCGCCAGCGCCTGCCGCTGATCATGCATGCCGGCAGCTACGCCATCGCCGACATTCACGCGACCCGCCAGCGCCATCAGACGGCGGGACGGGAGCTCGATCTGGATCAGGCCATCAACAACCTGGTCGACATGTGGGTCGGCGCGGTGTCCGCGCCGGTCAGCGAGGAAACGCTCGAATCGCTGCAGAAGAAGGAAGCCGCCAGACGAACGGCCGCTGCGTAA
- a CDS encoding alcohol dehydrogenase — MKAQQIIEWGEPLQERDYETPEPQGGEILIRITACGVCHSDLHLHEGGFNMGQGNFARLADMGVELPMTMGHEIGGVVEAVGPDVDGVEVGKSYVVYPWIGCGDCEHCRKGRDIDCLTTRPLGTRRDGGYASHVICPDKRYLFDHGDAPIDLACTYACSGLTAYSALKKLDYLTENDHLVIIGAGGVGLSGVMLAEHVTKAKVIVADTDPEKRSVARQAGAFDTFDNGQPDAAEKLKAKCGGGLRGVIDFVGRPETAGFGLDCLGKTGKLVLVGLYGEALPLALPRMPIFQLTVQGSYVGDLQDMTELMELVRAGKVPPIPVKPRPLAEANQALQDLIEGRVSGRQVLKP; from the coding sequence ATGAAGGCGCAGCAGATCATCGAGTGGGGCGAACCCCTGCAGGAGCGGGACTACGAGACACCCGAGCCGCAGGGCGGCGAGATCCTTATCCGGATCACCGCCTGCGGCGTCTGCCACAGCGACCTTCACCTCCACGAGGGCGGCTTCAACATGGGGCAGGGCAATTTCGCCCGCCTCGCCGACATGGGCGTCGAACTGCCCATGACCATGGGCCACGAGATCGGCGGCGTGGTCGAGGCGGTCGGTCCCGACGTCGATGGCGTGGAAGTCGGCAAATCGTACGTCGTCTATCCCTGGATCGGCTGCGGCGACTGCGAGCACTGCCGGAAGGGCCGCGATATCGACTGCCTGACGACGCGGCCGCTGGGGACGCGCCGCGACGGCGGCTACGCCAGCCATGTTATCTGTCCCGACAAGCGCTACCTTTTCGATCATGGCGACGCGCCGATCGACCTCGCCTGCACTTACGCCTGCTCGGGGCTGACCGCCTACAGCGCGCTGAAGAAGCTCGACTACCTGACCGAGAACGATCATCTCGTCATCATCGGGGCGGGCGGTGTCGGTCTTTCGGGCGTGATGCTGGCGGAGCACGTGACGAAGGCGAAGGTCATCGTCGCCGACACCGATCCGGAGAAGCGCTCGGTCGCACGCCAGGCCGGCGCCTTCGATACCTTCGACAACGGCCAGCCGGACGCGGCGGAAAAGCTGAAAGCAAAATGCGGCGGCGGCCTGCGCGGCGTCATCGATTTCGTCGGCCGGCCGGAGACAGCCGGCTTCGGCCTCGATTGCCTGGGCAAGACCGGCAAGCTCGTTCTCGTCGGGCTCTATGGCGAGGCCCTGCCGCTGGCCCTGCCGCGCATGCCGATCTTCCAGCTCACCGTCCAGGGCTCCTATGTCGGCGATCTGCAGGACATGACGGAACTGATGGAACTGGTCCGCGCAGGCAAGGTGCCGCCGATCCCGGTGAAGCCGAGGCCGCTGGCCGAGGCCAACCAGGCGCTGCAGGATCTGATCGAGGGCCGGGTCAGCGGGCGGCAGGTCCTGAAGCCATGA
- a CDS encoding phytanoyl-CoA dioxygenase family protein codes for MIPDDRLIEDFRRDGAAALRGVADAGWLERLRGALEANIADPGPFGKIYTQPGESGFYFGDYCNWNRFSGYLDFAVESGIAEAVAALMGSSKVNLFHEHVLVKDPGTENPTPWHHDQPYWVVDGDQVLSTWVALDPVPADVGMEFVAGSHLDGTHYNPRYFIDQRDFEDHHGPSVPDIDGNRAAYRILNWDLEPGDCVVFHARTLHAAPGNRGQHRRRAVAYRWTGDDARFARREGRMSPPFEEVSLKPGDPMDSETFPVVWPPERRMVG; via the coding sequence ATGATTCCGGACGACAGGCTGATCGAGGATTTCCGCCGCGATGGCGCCGCGGCGCTGCGCGGGGTGGCCGACGCCGGCTGGCTCGAGCGCCTGCGCGGCGCGCTGGAGGCGAACATCGCCGACCCCGGCCCGTTCGGGAAGATCTACACGCAACCGGGCGAGAGCGGCTTCTACTTCGGCGACTACTGCAACTGGAACCGCTTCTCCGGCTATCTCGACTTCGCGGTCGAAAGCGGCATCGCCGAAGCGGTGGCGGCTCTGATGGGCTCGTCGAAGGTCAACCTGTTCCACGAGCATGTACTGGTGAAGGATCCGGGCACCGAGAACCCGACGCCGTGGCACCATGACCAGCCCTACTGGGTCGTCGACGGCGATCAGGTGCTCTCGACCTGGGTCGCGCTCGACCCGGTGCCGGCCGACGTCGGCATGGAGTTCGTCGCCGGCTCACACCTGGACGGCACCCATTACAATCCCCGGTATTTCATCGATCAGCGCGACTTCGAGGACCATCACGGTCCCTCGGTGCCGGATATCGACGGCAACCGCGCGGCCTACCGCATTCTGAACTGGGATCTGGAGCCCGGCGACTGCGTCGTCTTTCACGCCCGCACGCTGCACGCCGCGCCCGGCAACCGCGGCCAGCACCGCCGCCGCGCCGTGGCCTATCGCTGGACCGGCGACGACGCCCGCTTCGCGCGGCGCGAGGGACGCATGTCGCCGCCGTTCGAGGAAGTTTCGCTGAAGCCCGGCGATCCGATGGACAGCGAGACATTCCCCGTCGTCTGGCCGCCCGAGAGGCGCATGGTCGGATGA
- the dgcA gene encoding N-acetyl-D-Glu racemase DgcA has translation MRRLAVAREEWPIRGAFRISRGTKTKAEVLVATVEAGGAAGRGECVPYRRYGETFEKVEEQIAGAKAAIEDGAGREDLLSLLPAGAARNAVDCALWDLESKQAGRPVHELAGLPAPGPVTTAYTITLDDPAKMAEVARAEAHRPLLKLKLGETAGDIERARTVREAAPEATLIVDANEGWKPEQLDELFAAFAELEVRMIEQPLTAGRDEALERVSRAVPICADESCHDSASLAGLKGRYDIVNIKLDKTGGLTEALRLRTAAREAGFQVMVGCMVATSLAMAPALLVAQGADFVDVDGPLMLKRDRVPGLVFDGSTVRSAGRDLWG, from the coding sequence TTGAGGCGGCTCGCCGTCGCGCGGGAGGAATGGCCCATTCGCGGGGCCTTCCGGATATCGCGGGGAACCAAGACGAAGGCCGAGGTGCTGGTCGCCACCGTCGAGGCCGGCGGCGCGGCCGGGCGCGGCGAATGCGTGCCCTATCGCCGCTATGGCGAGACCTTCGAGAAGGTCGAGGAGCAGATCGCCGGCGCAAAGGCCGCGATCGAGGACGGCGCCGGCCGCGAGGACCTGCTGTCGCTGCTGCCCGCCGGGGCGGCGCGCAACGCCGTCGACTGCGCGCTCTGGGATCTGGAATCGAAACAGGCAGGCCGGCCCGTGCACGAACTTGCGGGCCTGCCCGCGCCGGGACCGGTGACCACCGCCTACACCATCACCCTGGACGACCCGGCGAAGATGGCCGAGGTGGCGCGGGCCGAAGCGCACCGGCCGCTGCTGAAACTGAAGCTGGGCGAGACGGCGGGCGACATCGAGCGCGCCCGGACCGTGCGGGAGGCCGCGCCCGAGGCGACGCTGATCGTCGACGCCAACGAGGGCTGGAAGCCCGAACAGCTGGACGAGCTGTTCGCCGCCTTCGCCGAACTCGAGGTCCGCATGATCGAACAGCCGCTGACCGCCGGGCGCGACGAGGCATTGGAACGGGTCTCCCGCGCCGTGCCGATCTGCGCCGACGAGAGCTGTCACGACAGCGCCAGCCTCGCCGGGCTGAAGGGCCGATACGACATCGTCAACATCAAGCTCGACAAGACCGGCGGTCTGACGGAGGCCCTGCGCCTGCGCACAGCCGCGCGGGAGGCCGGGTTCCAGGTGATGGTCGGCTGCATGGTGGCGACCAGTCTGGCGATGGCGCCGGCCCTGCTGGTGGCGCAGGGCGCGGATTTCGTGGATGTCGACGGGCCGCTGATGCTGAAGCGGGACCGTGTGCCCGGTCTCGTCTTCGACGGCTCCACCGTGCGGTCCGCCGGCCGCGACCTCTGGGGCTGA
- a CDS encoding DMT family transporter, with translation MPTPVIVAFWMFFGAVGFAAILVIVRELSQDLHVFVLNFWRNIFAVAIFLPWVFRVGTAGLRTKRMPLFALRSLIMVTSSIMLFYSAVLMPIGEATAITFTAPLFTTLLAALLLKEHVGWRRAMALAVGFCGVLIMLRPGVEAVGLGAAMAIGASVVFAFVVIMGKQLAASESPELVILMLAIWNIPVSAVPASFVWDMPSGREWWLLAALGVAANMNMYGIQRAISAGDASLSQVFDFMRLPLAVIGAWWAFSEVPDPWMWAGAAVIFTATVYTTRRESRLARARPPANPQP, from the coding sequence ATGCCGACGCCCGTCATCGTCGCCTTCTGGATGTTCTTCGGCGCGGTCGGCTTCGCCGCGATCCTGGTGATCGTGCGCGAGCTGTCCCAGGACCTGCACGTCTTCGTCCTCAACTTCTGGCGCAACATCTTCGCCGTGGCGATCTTCCTGCCCTGGGTCTTCCGCGTCGGGACCGCGGGCCTCAGAACGAAGCGGATGCCGCTCTTCGCGCTCCGCTCCCTGATCATGGTCACGTCATCGATCATGCTGTTCTACTCGGCGGTGCTGATGCCGATCGGGGAGGCGACGGCGATCACCTTCACCGCGCCGCTGTTCACCACCCTTCTGGCGGCGCTGCTGCTCAAGGAGCACGTCGGCTGGCGGCGGGCGATGGCGCTGGCGGTCGGTTTCTGCGGCGTCCTGATCATGCTCCGGCCCGGCGTGGAGGCCGTCGGTCTCGGCGCGGCCATGGCGATCGGCGCCTCGGTGGTCTTCGCCTTCGTCGTCATCATGGGCAAGCAGCTGGCGGCCAGCGAAAGCCCGGAACTGGTGATCCTGATGCTGGCGATCTGGAACATCCCGGTTTCGGCGGTGCCGGCGTCCTTCGTCTGGGACATGCCGTCGGGCCGCGAGTGGTGGCTTCTCGCCGCCCTCGGCGTCGCCGCCAACATGAACATGTACGGCATCCAGCGCGCCATCTCCGCCGGCGACGCCAGTCTCAGCCAGGTCTTCGACTTCATGCGCCTGCCGCTGGCCGTCATCGGCGCCTGGTGGGCGTTCTCCGAAGTGCCCGATCCGTGGATGTGGGCCGGTGCGGCGGTAATCTTCACGGCGACGGTCTACACGACCCGCCGGGAGTCGCGGCTGGCGAGAGCGCGTCCGCCCGCCAATCCGCAGCCCTGA
- the tauD gene encoding taurine dioxygenase — MTYDLIDVKPIAGALGAEIEGIDMSKPLGNQAFKEVHDALMAHQVIFFRDQDITPGEHVAFARHFGGLHVHPYAPSHPEHPEVLILKSSKANRSAANAWHSDVTFQEEPPLGSILLAREVPETGGDTMWANMYDAYETLSAPMKRYLEGMKALNTAGRASFEKAYDNLSKEEQAEIRAGRMSEGGVEHPIVRTHPVTGRKALYVNSIFTQKIVGVSSKESRAILGYLLDHLQKPEFTCRFRWRKGSVAFWDNRCTQHYAVADYGDATREMHRVTVNGDRPF, encoded by the coding sequence ATGACCTACGACCTTATCGACGTGAAGCCGATCGCCGGCGCGCTCGGCGCCGAGATCGAGGGCATCGACATGTCGAAGCCGCTCGGCAACCAGGCCTTCAAGGAGGTGCATGACGCGTTGATGGCGCATCAGGTCATCTTTTTCCGCGATCAGGACATCACGCCGGGCGAACACGTCGCCTTCGCGCGGCATTTCGGCGGCCTGCACGTGCATCCCTATGCGCCGAGCCACCCGGAGCATCCCGAGGTGCTGATCCTGAAGTCGTCGAAGGCCAATCGGTCGGCGGCCAACGCCTGGCATTCGGACGTGACCTTCCAGGAAGAACCGCCGCTGGGCTCGATCCTGCTGGCGCGGGAGGTCCCGGAGACCGGCGGCGACACGATGTGGGCCAACATGTACGACGCCTACGAGACGCTGTCGGCGCCGATGAAGCGCTACCTGGAGGGCATGAAGGCCCTGAACACCGCCGGCCGGGCCAGCTTCGAGAAGGCCTATGACAACCTTTCGAAGGAAGAGCAGGCCGAAATCAGGGCCGGCCGCATGTCGGAGGGCGGCGTGGAGCACCCCATCGTCCGCACCCATCCGGTAACCGGCCGCAAGGCGCTCTACGTCAATTCGATCTTCACCCAGAAGATCGTCGGCGTATCGAGCAAGGAGAGCCGGGCAATCCTGGGCTACCTGCTCGATCACCTGCAGAAGCCGGAGTTCACCTGCCGCTTCCGCTGGCGGAAGGGCTCGGTCGCCTTCTGGGACAACCGTTGTACCCAGCACTACGCCGTCGCCGACTATGGCGACGCCACCCGCGAGATGCACCGCGTCACTGTCAACGGCGACCGTCCTTTCTGA